The following coding sequences are from one Haemophilus haemolyticus window:
- the udp gene encoding uridine phosphorylase produces the protein MSDVFHLNLTKAQLKGATLAIVPGDPARSERIAKQLDNPEFLASTREFTSWLGYLNGQPVVVCSTGIGGPSTSICVEELAQLGVRTFLRIGTTGAIQPHINVGDVLITTASVRLDGASRHFAPLEYPAVANFECTTALYNAAKAKGIEPYVGVTASSDTFYPGQERYDTYSGKVYRDYQGLLKQWQDLNVMNYEMESSTLFTMCSALGLRAGMVAGVIVNRTQQEIPNEATMKQTEEKAVSVVIAAAQALLS, from the coding sequence ATGTCAGACGTATTTCACTTAAACCTCACTAAAGCACAACTTAAAGGCGCAACACTCGCTATTGTTCCAGGCGATCCTGCGCGCAGTGAGCGTATTGCGAAACAACTTGATAACCCAGAGTTTCTTGCAAGCACGCGTGAATTTACATCGTGGTTAGGTTATCTTAATGGACAACCTGTTGTGGTATGTTCTACGGGTATTGGTGGGCCATCAACATCAATTTGTGTGGAAGAGCTTGCTCAACTTGGTGTTCGCACTTTCTTACGTATTGGCACAACGGGTGCAATTCAACCACATATTAATGTAGGCGATGTTCTTATCACAACTGCTTCTGTTCGCTTAGATGGTGCAAGCCGTCATTTTGCACCGTTAGAATATCCCGCTGTGGCAAACTTTGAATGTACAACCGCACTTTATAATGCAGCGAAAGCAAAAGGTATCGAGCCTTATGTAGGCGTAACCGCATCATCTGATACATTCTATCCAGGTCAAGAACGTTATGATACCTATAGCGGTAAAGTATATCGAGATTACCAAGGGCTACTTAAACAATGGCAAGATTTGAATGTGATGAACTACGAAATGGAATCGTCAACATTGTTTACCATGTGTAGCGCATTAGGTTTGCGTGCTGGGATGGTTGCGGGCGTAATTGTAAACCGCACTCAACAAGAAATTCCAAATGAAGCAACAATGAAACAAACGGAAGAGAAAGCTGTGTCTGTTGTGATCGCAGCTGCGCAGGCATTGTTAAGTTAA